A window of Gossypium hirsutum isolate 1008001.06 chromosome D13, Gossypium_hirsutum_v2.1, whole genome shotgun sequence genomic DNA:
GTTTGGGCTGATCTTCGGAGTAGCCTTTTTTGGCGTGTAGGAGATGGTAGGAGAGTAAGGTTTTGGACTGATCATTGGATTAAAGAGTTGGGACCTTTATCCAACTATTGCACTAATGCAAGACCTATTTTTTAGATTCCACAGTATATGCAATGGTAACATTAGAAAGGGAATGGAATTTGGAGTATTTTGAAAGGGATCTACCAAGGGAAGTTCTCTTGTATATTGCAGGTATTCATCCCCCAAAAGATGATGCAGGGGAAGACCAAATAGCGTGGAGGTTAACGGATAATGGCAAATGCACAGTAGCTAGTGGATACAATAAATTCGCACATGGTGATTGGCCCGTACGAAATCGAAAATGGAAGttaatatggaaattaaatgttCTTCAGAGGGTTCGACGGTTCCTTTGGCTTCTATTACACAATCGACTCCTATCCAATTCAGAACAGTGTAGAAGGGGAATGGCTGATTGCCATTTTTGCGATTTATGTGGGAGTGGGGTTGAAACACCTTTGCATGCGGTGAGAGATTGCTTGGTAGCTCGAAATGTCTGGGTAAAATTTGTACCGTCAGACAAGTtggatattttcttttcattaaatTTGGAAGAATGGTTGATAACAAATCTTTTAGATTTTAATGAGGCTATTGTCCAAGGTGTCTTTTGGAATATTTTCTTTGGGATTATAACTTGGAGAATATGGAAATGACGAAACAACTAGCTTTTCAATGGAGAATTTGGTGAGGCTTCGATTGAGGTTACTGGAATTATTGCCTTTGCGAAATCAGTCATGTTGACAAACAATAGGAAAAATCAGCAAAATGATCCAGCAATGTCTTTTGCTAGTTGGCAGCCGCCACCTAGCGACTGGTGCAAGTTGAATACGGATGGATCAAGGTACTTGATTACTAGTCAAGCCTCTGCTAGGGGTTTGTTTCGGGATCATCAAGGTAAATGGGTTACTAGTTATAGTAGGAATATAGGTGTTTGTTTTGTACTTGACGTAGAATTATGGACAATCATGGACGGATTGGATATAGCTTGGAAAAGAGGCGTAAAGCAATTCTTAGTGGAAAATGATTGTTTGATTGCGGTTAATATGCTTAATGGTCAGATAAAGGGTACAGAAGGGAGTCTAGTACGAATCGTCAGAGAGCTGTTAGCAAGGAATTGGCATGTGAAGGTAATGTTTACTCCACGCACAACGAATATGGCTGCAGATTCCATGGCAGCATTAAGAAGAAATGTTTCTCTTGGTTTGAGAATTTATGATGTCCCCTTAAGATGATCGAGATGGAAATTCTACAAGACAGTGTTGGTATCAGATCTAATTCCTGTTATGGCTAAATGTATTTAGTTTCTTTATctaccaaaaaaaatttaacttgatatttaaaaaaaataaaaacggttgtaaaaaataatatatttttaaaataagcaaAATATTTTTCCTCCACTTCTTCCAAAATAAACCatgtaaaaaactaaaaattaatttattctaactcaaaaaaaaaaaaacaccatagcataaatatgttacttttatcccttatttattatcaaatcgAATTTAGATTTTCGATGGAATTTCCAAGATCGAAACTGAATTGTAAGGTTCAAACAAATACTAGATACAATGCTCATCATCTCTCTGACCCTTAAAACTGACGTTTAAGTACACTGAAATCCATATTCTTCAACTTTCAATTAACCGTTATGTGGTTTATGGATGAGCATTCTTGGAGTAGTCGGTTCATAATATTGTCAGCTGAGTTAAAAATCCGCAAACTAATAATAAAACCACTAACGCCCCTGTCTTCTCCCCAGACGTGAGTTGTTGAAAAGTCCAAACGTTCATGGGCTCTTTTAGCCATGAATATACTTTTCTTCAAATCAATTATCCGAAGGAACTCTTGGTTCACTTTGAAGTCTGTcgtcttctttctttctcaatcCAGTCCATTCTCTTCTTACAAACTAAAACTGAATCCTCCAAGCAACAAACTAAACAGAGCATTGAGAATCAAGGACATTTTTATATCCTCGAAATCAACCCATTTCACTTCCCGCCAAAACCATCTTCGTCTCATCCAAGATTTTTTAGAAACTGACTCAGATCAATTTACTGCCCAAAATTGCTTCAACAATTTGGGTTTTTCAGATTCCTCAACAGAAAATCTCCCAGTTTTCTTCAATGATATTCTAGAGCCTTCTTGTACAAATAAAGAGAATTCCAAATTTAATCCAATTGTGTTGTCAAATGCTTTAAGTTCGTGCGCGTCAAAACATAACCTTTGCGGTGGAATTCAGTATCATTGCTTAGCAATAAAAACTGGGGTTTTCAGCAACGTTTACGTAGGAAGTTCTTTGGTTGCTTTCTATGGAAAATCCGGGGAGTTGGAGAAGGCTTATAAGGCGTTCGAAGAAATGCCCGTGAAAAATGTAGTTTCATGGACTACAATTATTGCTGGATTCGCACAAGGATGGCAAATTGATATGTGCTTGGAGCTATATAATATGATGAAGAATTCGACTTTAAAACCAAATGATTTCACGTTGACAAGTCTTTTGAGTGCTTGTACGGGTAGTGGAGCTCTGGGGCAAGGGAGAAGTGCTCATTGTCAAGTCATTCAAATGGGTTTTGATTCCTATATTTATATTTGCAATGCTCTTATTTCTATGTATTGTAAATGTGGGAGTGTTGAAGATGCAATATTTTTATTCGAGAAGATGGCTGGTAATACAGATATTGTGTCTTGGAATTCAATGATCGCAGGGTATGCTCAACATGGTTTTGCAATGGAAGTTGTTGAACTTTATGGAAAGATGAAAGATGAGAAAATAAAGCTGGATGCTATCACATTTCTTGGAGTGCTCTCTTCTTGCCGTCATGCCGGTCTTGTCGAACAAGGGTGTGCTTGTTTTGATTCAATGATTATACACGGTGTCAAGCCCGCAGAGGATCATTATTCATGTGTTGTGGATCTTCTCGGCCGAGCTGGATTATTACAAGAGGCTCTAGATTTTATTCTAAAGATGCCTATTCGTCCCAATGCTGTTGTATGGGGTTCTTTGCTTTCATCTTGCAGGCTTCATGGGAACATTTGGATTGGGATAAAGGCCGCCGAGAGCAGGCTATTATTAGAACCCGAGTGTGCAGCAACCCATGTTCAGTTGGCAAGTTTATATGCTAGCGCAAAGTGGTGGGATGAGGCGGCTAGAGTGCGTAAAGTGATGAAAGATAGGGGACTCAAAACGAATCCCGGGTATAGCTGGATTGAAATTAAGAATGAACTTTATAGGTTTAGAGCAGAAGATAAATCGAATACTAATGCGAAGGGGATTCTTGGTGTTTTGAGTTGCTTGGTAGACCATATGAAAATGTTAGGTTACGTGCCAGAAATGCCCGAGGAAGATATTGATGATACTTTCTTTTGAAAGCTTTTTAAGTTCTTTATTGGAACCAGATACAGTTATAAAGATCATTCCATTATGGTCTTTCTGGCTTTTCACTACATAAGATTACCgtgttatttaatttgtttttatttaatttgttgctATGGGATTACTCTATTTGATACAAAATATAATTAGCTCATTGTTGCCTAGCCTTTTGGAGATGTAAGAAAACATCGAGGCTGGCTAAGGTATGTGGATACAAGAAAATTCAAGGTCTTTCTCAAGTAAATCGAATTTAACCCAACTTAGTACCTAAAATCACCCCATCCGATCAAATGATGCAAATCCATAAAACCAAACTCGAGATGATCtaactcaaaaaattttattgaaaaaaccGAATAACCTAAAACTTGAAATAGCCTATGCTCAAAATGATACCAACTCGAAATTGATCTGAGCCTTAAATGACTCCGAATTTTTAAAACCCGAAATCCAATCAGAAACAAACCCAACCTGCCCAAATGATAAGTCTAAAATCTAGAGTGCACATCTAACTGAAATGAATAAATCACTGGCAGCCGGGATATATCCGAGCGACTGGAATGGTTTATCTGGCTACCACGGGTTCGAATCTTCCTCTCAAATTTACCACCAACCTAACAACCATCTTTGTGAGTAGGATATGGATAAAAATAGTTAACATGGCTATTACAATAAGGTGATGATATCATATGAAAGAATCCCCCATCAAGAAACAAGAAAGAAAGGTAGTAAGAATCACCAAAATGAGATA
This region includes:
- the LOC107918851 gene encoding pentatricopeptide repeat-containing protein At2g37320, with amino-acid sequence MNILFFKSIIRRNSWFTLKSVVFFLSQSSPFSSYKLKLNPPSNKLNRALRIKDIFISSKSTHFTSRQNHLRLIQDFLETDSDQFTAQNCFNNLGFSDSSTENLPVFFNDILEPSCTNKENSKFNPIVLSNALSSCASKHNLCGGIQYHCLAIKTGVFSNVYVGSSLVAFYGKSGELEKAYKAFEEMPVKNVVSWTTIIAGFAQGWQIDMCLELYNMMKNSTLKPNDFTLTSLLSACTGSGALGQGRSAHCQVIQMGFDSYIYICNALISMYCKCGSVEDAIFLFEKMAGNTDIVSWNSMIAGYAQHGFAMEVVELYGKMKDEKIKLDAITFLGVLSSCRHAGLVEQGCACFDSMIIHGVKPAEDHYSCVVDLLGRAGLLQEALDFILKMPIRPNAVVWGSLLSSCRLHGNIWIGIKAAESRLLLEPECAATHVQLASLYASAKWWDEAARVRKVMKDRGLKTNPGYSWIEIKNELYRFRAEDKSNTNAKGILGVLSCLVDHMKMLGYVPEMPEEDIDDTFF